In the Desulfovibrio desulfuricans genome, one interval contains:
- the hmcD gene encoding sulfate respiration complex protein HmcD encodes MEFNTFYQYFLFTKSWAYVMMFVVLPVYVLYWNFVLFPDKKERNNNSKH; translated from the coding sequence ATGGAATTCAATACTTTCTATCAGTATTTTCTCTTCACGAAGAGCTGGGCTTATGTGATGATGTTTGTGGTACTGCCCGTTTACGTGCTGTACTGGAACTTCGTCCTGTTCCCCGACAAGAAAGAACGTAACAACAACTCCAAGCACTAG
- the rnk gene encoding nucleoside diphosphate kinase regulator — translation MQEYPNITITTKDAARLETLLETLSADGFPGRKALEEELYRANVVAPEEVPPSVVTMNSTVRFAMLPSGTERRLKLVYPGKSDASEDSISILAPVGSALLGLAEGDDIHWPNPNGGTLHLVVHEVEDQPERAGHYDL, via the coding sequence ATGCAAGAATATCCAAATATTACAATCACAACCAAGGATGCCGCGAGACTGGAAACCCTGCTGGAAACCCTGTCCGCCGACGGATTCCCCGGGCGCAAGGCGCTGGAAGAAGAGCTCTACCGCGCAAACGTTGTGGCCCCCGAAGAAGTGCCGCCCTCAGTGGTGACCATGAACTCCACCGTGCGTTTCGCCATGCTGCCCTCTGGCACCGAGCGCCGCCTGAAGCTTGTGTACCCCGGCAAATCAGACGCCAGCGAGGATTCCATTTCCATTCTGGCGCCTGTGGGCAGCGCGCTGCTGGGGCTTGCCGAGGGCGATGACATCCACTGGCCCAACCCCAACGGCGGAACCCTGCACCTTGTGGTGCATGAAGTGGAAGACCAGCCGGAACGTGCCGGGCACTACGACTTGTAA
- a CDS encoding lipid II:glycine glycyltransferase FemX, whose protein sequence is MVDVIAKATNELNPTDILFQTPYWAQVKSHMGMAPLAFDIHSTETWGDVLVLIKDHCGHKMALVPQGPEYAPSEDSYGQYLEDLSVALADRLEPDVAFIRYDLPWKSLYADEMQEQGWCAFPEARIREMRMNMGTRFWNFKKASADMTVASSLVVDLGGSEDDILGRMKPKTRYNIGLARRKGVTVEKADSSNLADFYGLYEQTARRNGFAPCSSKQFSAMFRCNFGAKDEADIVFLLARHGGDILSGAIIGISGQHANFLYGASGNIKRNYMASSLMHWTGMRIARQLGCRSYEMGAVSPTPDATHPFNGLHRFKVGFGGRIELRSGSWDYPLNQGAYRAIQNAEAMYRELGA, encoded by the coding sequence ATGGTGGACGTGATCGCCAAGGCGACTAACGAACTGAATCCGACAGACATACTGTTTCAGACTCCCTACTGGGCTCAGGTCAAATCGCATATGGGCATGGCCCCCCTGGCTTTTGACATTCACTCTACAGAAACCTGGGGCGACGTGCTGGTGCTGATAAAAGACCATTGCGGGCACAAGATGGCTCTTGTGCCGCAGGGGCCAGAGTATGCGCCTTCAGAGGATTCATACGGGCAGTATCTGGAAGACCTTTCCGTTGCCCTGGCAGACCGGCTTGAGCCGGATGTGGCCTTTATCCGTTACGACCTGCCGTGGAAGTCACTGTATGCGGACGAAATGCAGGAGCAGGGCTGGTGCGCCTTTCCCGAAGCGCGCATACGCGAAATGCGCATGAACATGGGCACCAGATTCTGGAACTTCAAGAAAGCCTCCGCAGATATGACCGTGGCAAGCTCGCTGGTGGTGGATCTTGGCGGCAGCGAAGACGACATCCTTGGCAGAATGAAACCCAAAACCCGCTACAATATCGGTCTGGCCCGACGCAAGGGCGTGACGGTGGAAAAAGCGGACAGCAGCAACCTTGCTGATTTTTATGGCCTGTACGAACAGACGGCCAGAAGAAACGGCTTTGCCCCTTGCAGCAGCAAGCAGTTCTCGGCCATGTTCCGCTGCAATTTCGGTGCAAAGGATGAAGCAGATATTGTATTTTTGCTGGCCCGGCATGGGGGAGATATCCTTTCCGGCGCCATAATCGGCATTTCAGGGCAACACGCCAACTTTCTGTACGGGGCATCGGGCAATATCAAGCGCAACTATATGGCATCCAGCCTCATGCACTGGACAGGTATGCGCATTGCGCGGCAACTGGGCTGCCGCAGTTACGAAATGGGCGCTGTTTCGCCCACGCCTGACGCCACGCACCCCTTCAACGGTTTGCACCGCTTCAAGGTCGGCTTTGGCGGCCGCATTGAACTGCGGAGCGGCTCGTGGGACTATCCCCTGAATCAGGGGGCATACCGCGCCATACAGAATGCCGAGGCCATGTACAGAGAACTTGGAGCATGA
- a CDS encoding HypC/HybG/HupF family hydrogenase formation chaperone produces the protein MCLAIPARIEELQGEGMARVRVGESSTFLTASIMLLPEEPKVGDYVIVHAGFALHTMTPQEAEDSLSALRELAQAMDGAPANF, from the coding sequence ATGTGTCTTGCCATACCAGCCAGAATTGAAGAACTTCAGGGAGAGGGCATGGCCCGCGTGCGCGTGGGCGAAAGCTCCACCTTTCTCACCGCCTCCATCATGCTGCTGCCCGAAGAACCCAAGGTCGGCGATTATGTGATTGTACACGCCGGTTTTGCCCTGCACACCATGACGCCGCAAGAAGCTGAAGACAGCCTCTCGGCCCTGCGCGAGCTGGCCCAGGCAATGGATGGCGCTCCGGCAAACTTCTGA
- the ileS gene encoding isoleucine--tRNA ligase, with amino-acid sequence MSDYKKTLNLPQTAFPMKANLAQREPETLKKWDAINSYEAMVEASGSKGTYVLHDGPPYANGHIHMGTALNKILKDIIVKSRNMAGFASRYVPGWDCHGLPIEHKVEQELKEKKKTLPAHVVRKLCRDYASKWIDVQRKEFRRLGVLGNWEDPYMSMRPTYEAATARELANFVETGGVMRSKKPIYWCCSCHTALAEAEVEYYDHTSPSIFVRFPLQDDGLKKVFSAADPAHAFVVIWTTTPWTLPDNMAVCLHPEFTYVLVEVDGAQYVLAEELLTSCAEQFGWSEPKILGRATGEQLEGLKARHPFYDRVSPIILGQHVTLEAGTGCVHTAPGHGREDYEVGLKYGLEIYSPMDDAGRFLPTVQFFAGLNVFEANPKVIEKLEEVGALLRQAKIKHSYPHCWRCKQPVIFRATTQWFISMEKNDLRGRALKAIDEQVRWIPAWGRERIHNMIEFRPDWCISRQRQWGVPIMALLCEDCGEAWNDPNWMRDICDRFAKHPTGCDYWYEAELSEIVPEGLACPHCGGNHWKRETDILDVWFDSGTSFAAVLEQRPELAYPADLYLEGSDQHRGWFHSSLLVSEGTRQRAPYKAVLTHGYVVDGEGRKMSKSIGNVIAPQELIEKFGAEIVRLWVSSVEYREDIRISDEILGRLVDAYRRIRNTCRFILGNLEGLGKDDLLPLNELMPLDRFAIDAAARVHDRVQQAYMDFDFHKVYHTLHNYCVTDLSSMYLDVLKDRLYASGPASAERRSAQTALWHILGLLLRDMAPVLSFTAEEIFAHLPEGLRGAEPTVFALQPIDSAPLLLDEGTRDDWNMLAAVRGAVTKAIEPMRRDGVIGHSLDTRVTLFVADELRQRLEGLNTDLRAFCIVSQIAMQPLESAPQGAYCDEEIAGLAIGVEKAHGEKCERCWIYSTELGTDADHPTLCPRCTAVIKAMEA; translated from the coding sequence ATGAGCGATTATAAGAAAACATTGAACCTGCCTCAGACCGCCTTTCCCATGAAAGCCAACCTGGCCCAGCGTGAGCCGGAAACCCTGAAAAAATGGGATGCCATTAACAGCTACGAAGCAATGGTTGAAGCTTCCGGCAGCAAGGGAACCTACGTGCTGCACGATGGCCCTCCCTATGCCAATGGCCACATTCACATGGGTACGGCCCTGAACAAGATTCTCAAGGACATTATTGTTAAATCGCGCAACATGGCTGGTTTTGCCTCGCGCTATGTGCCGGGTTGGGACTGTCACGGTCTGCCCATTGAACACAAGGTTGAGCAGGAGCTGAAAGAAAAGAAAAAGACCCTGCCCGCCCATGTGGTGCGCAAGCTCTGCCGAGACTATGCTTCCAAGTGGATTGACGTGCAGCGCAAGGAATTTCGTCGTCTCGGCGTGCTCGGCAACTGGGAAGATCCCTACATGAGCATGCGCCCCACCTATGAGGCCGCCACCGCTCGCGAGCTTGCCAACTTTGTGGAAACGGGCGGAGTCATGCGCTCCAAAAAGCCCATCTATTGGTGCTGCTCCTGCCACACGGCCCTTGCAGAGGCAGAGGTGGAGTACTACGACCACACGTCCCCTTCCATCTTTGTGCGCTTTCCCTTGCAGGACGATGGCCTGAAAAAGGTTTTCTCCGCTGCGGATCCCGCCCATGCCTTTGTGGTCATCTGGACCACCACCCCCTGGACGCTGCCGGACAACATGGCCGTGTGCCTGCACCCCGAATTCACCTATGTGCTGGTGGAAGTGGACGGAGCGCAGTACGTGCTGGCCGAGGAACTGCTCACCTCCTGCGCGGAGCAGTTCGGCTGGAGCGAACCCAAAATTCTTGGCCGCGCCACCGGCGAACAGCTTGAAGGCCTCAAGGCCCGCCACCCCTTTTACGACCGCGTGTCGCCCATCATCCTGGGCCAGCACGTCACCCTTGAAGCTGGCACGGGCTGCGTACACACCGCCCCCGGTCATGGCCGCGAAGACTACGAAGTTGGCCTCAAATATGGCCTCGAAATCTATTCACCCATGGATGATGCCGGGCGCTTTTTGCCCACGGTGCAATTTTTTGCCGGGTTGAATGTTTTTGAAGCCAACCCCAAGGTCATTGAAAAGCTTGAAGAAGTCGGCGCATTACTGCGTCAGGCCAAGATCAAGCACTCCTATCCGCACTGCTGGCGCTGCAAGCAGCCGGTTATTTTCCGCGCTACCACCCAGTGGTTCATCAGCATGGAAAAGAACGACCTGCGCGGCCGCGCGCTCAAGGCCATTGACGAGCAGGTGCGCTGGATCCCCGCCTGGGGCCGCGAACGCATCCACAACATGATTGAATTCCGGCCTGACTGGTGCATCTCGCGTCAGCGCCAGTGGGGCGTGCCCATCATGGCCCTGCTCTGCGAAGACTGCGGCGAAGCCTGGAACGACCCCAACTGGATGCGCGACATCTGCGACCGCTTTGCCAAACACCCCACCGGCTGCGACTACTGGTACGAGGCCGAACTTTCGGAAATCGTGCCGGAAGGCCTTGCCTGCCCGCACTGCGGCGGCAACCACTGGAAACGCGAAACCGACATCCTTGACGTGTGGTTCGACTCCGGCACCAGCTTTGCCGCCGTGCTCGAGCAGCGCCCCGAGCTTGCCTACCCCGCCGATCTGTACCTTGAAGGTTCGGATCAGCACCGCGGCTGGTTCCACAGCTCACTGCTGGTCAGCGAAGGCACGCGCCAGCGCGCGCCCTACAAGGCTGTGCTCACGCACGGCTATGTGGTGGACGGCGAAGGCCGCAAGATGTCCAAGTCCATCGGCAACGTCATCGCGCCGCAAGAACTCATTGAAAAATTCGGCGCTGAAATCGTGCGCCTGTGGGTTTCTTCCGTGGAATACCGCGAGGACATCCGCATTTCCGACGAAATTCTTGGCCGCCTTGTGGATGCCTACCGCCGCATTCGCAACACCTGCCGCTTCATCCTTGGCAACCTTGAAGGCCTCGGCAAGGATGATCTGCTGCCCCTGAACGAGTTGATGCCGCTTGACCGTTTTGCCATTGACGCCGCGGCCCGGGTGCACGACCGTGTGCAGCAGGCCTACATGGATTTTGACTTCCACAAGGTCTATCACACCCTGCACAACTACTGCGTGACCGACCTTTCATCCATGTATCTGGACGTGCTGAAAGACCGCCTCTACGCCTCCGGCCCCGCCAGCGCGGAACGCCGCTCGGCACAGACCGCCCTGTGGCATATCCTTGGCCTGTTGCTGCGCGACATGGCCCCGGTGCTCTCCTTCACCGCAGAAGAAATCTTTGCGCATCTGCCCGAAGGCCTGCGCGGCGCGGAACCCACGGTATTTGCCCTGCAGCCCATTGATTCTGCCCCCCTTCTGCTTGACGAAGGCACGCGCGACGACTGGAACATGCTCGCCGCCGTGCGCGGGGCCGTGACCAAGGCCATTGAACCCATGCGGCGCGATGGCGTTATCGGCCATTCGCTCGACACCCGCGTGACCCTCTTTGTGGCAGACGAACTGCGCCAGCGCCTTGAAGGCCTGAACACTGACCTGCGCGCCTTCTGCATTGTTTCGCAAATAGCCATGCAGCCCCTTGAAAGCGCACCACAAGGCGCGTACTGCGATGAAGAAATCGCCGGGCTTGCCATCGGCGTGGAAAAAGCTCACGGCGAAAAATGCGAACGCTGCTGGATTTACAGCACGGAACTTGGCACCGACGCAGACCATCCCACGCTCTGCCCCCGCTGCACCGCCGTTATCAAGGCCATGGAAGCGTAA